A stretch of Imperialibacter roseus DNA encodes these proteins:
- the pyrH gene encoding UMP kinase — MKYKRILLKLSGEALMGGQKYGIDPAQLEQYAQEIRKVKDEGLEVAIVIGGGNIFRGVQSSTIGIDRVQGDYMGMLATVINAMALQSALEAHGMFTRLMSGIKMEQVCEPFIRRRAIRHLEKGRIVIFGAGIGNPYFTTDSTASLRAIEIEADVVLKGTRVDGVYSADPEKDPNATRYAQISFQEVYEKGLNVMDMTAFTLCQENNLPIIVFDMNKPGNLINVVKGEEVGTLIN; from the coding sequence ATGAAATACAAACGAATATTACTAAAACTAAGCGGAGAGGCACTCATGGGTGGTCAGAAATATGGCATTGACCCCGCACAACTTGAACAATATGCCCAGGAAATAAGAAAAGTAAAGGATGAGGGCCTTGAAGTAGCCATTGTTATTGGTGGTGGTAATATCTTCCGTGGCGTGCAATCATCCACTATTGGGATAGACAGGGTTCAGGGCGACTATATGGGGATGCTGGCAACAGTGATTAATGCTATGGCACTGCAAAGCGCACTTGAAGCCCATGGCATGTTTACCCGCCTTATGTCAGGTATAAAAATGGAGCAAGTTTGTGAGCCTTTTATCAGAAGGAGAGCTATCAGGCATCTCGAAAAAGGCAGAATTGTGATTTTTGGCGCTGGCATAGGCAATCCTTACTTCACTACGGACTCCACTGCCAGCCTAAGGGCCATTGAAATTGAAGCCGATGTTGTGCTGAAAGGCACCCGTGTGGATGGTGTGTATTCAGCTGACCCCGAAAAAGATCCAAATGCCACCAGATACGCTCAGATTTCTTTTCAGGAAGTTTATGAAAAGGGATTGAACGTAATGGACATGACCGCCTTTACGCTATGTCAGGAAAACAATCTACCGATTATTGTATTTGATATGAACAAGCCCGGCAACCTCATTAATGTTGTGAAAGGCGAGGAAGTGGGCACTCTGATAAATTAA
- the frr gene encoding ribosome recycling factor has translation MNEEIQLFLEEAKDLMGKAIVHFSAELAKIRAGKAMPNMLDGIMVDYYGAMTPIQQVASVNTPDARTLAIKPWEKNMISEIEKSIINSDLGLNPQNNGEMVMINVPPLTEERRKNLVKQVKAEAETAKVSVRNIRKDANESIRKLMKEGAAEDDVKRAEDEVQKLTDSHSVKIDKLVDAKEVEIMTV, from the coding sequence ATGAATGAGGAGATACAACTATTTCTAGAGGAAGCTAAAGATTTGATGGGCAAAGCCATTGTTCATTTTTCGGCAGAGCTTGCAAAAATAAGGGCTGGAAAAGCAATGCCCAACATGCTTGATGGTATCATGGTCGATTACTATGGTGCCATGACTCCAATACAGCAAGTAGCATCTGTCAATACGCCCGATGCAAGGACACTTGCCATTAAGCCATGGGAAAAAAATATGATTTCGGAAATTGAGAAATCGATCATCAATAGCGACCTGGGCCTAAACCCTCAAAACAACGGGGAAATGGTCATGATCAACGTTCCTCCTCTGACTGAAGAGAGAAGAAAGAACCTCGTCAAACAAGTAAAAGCGGAGGCAGAAACAGCCAAAGTGAGTGTGAGAAACATCAGGAAGGATGCCAACGAATCGATTAGAAAGCTGATGAAAGAAGGGGCTGCTGAAGACGATGTAAAAAGGGCTGAAGATGAAGTTCAAAAACTTACCGATTCGCACTCAGTCAAAATCGACAAGCTGGTAGATGCAAAAGAGGTGGAGATCATGACGGTTTAA
- a CDS encoding biotin/lipoyl-containing protein, which produces MAKVLIKGQKEIDVDYQTNGEVYLNGDLFNHEVVEVKPNHYHVIKSGKAFEVEIVATDKASKMVSLLVNGKKVEVTVKDKMDILLEKLGISNTTAKKANDLKAPMPGLIHEIKVREGQEVHQGDPILILEAMKMENVLKSPGDGIIKAISVEKGQSVEKNQVLITFS; this is translated from the coding sequence ATGGCGAAGGTACTTATAAAAGGTCAAAAAGAAATCGACGTTGACTACCAAACAAATGGGGAGGTCTACCTGAATGGCGACTTATTTAATCATGAGGTAGTTGAGGTGAAACCAAATCACTATCACGTAATAAAGAGTGGAAAGGCTTTTGAGGTAGAAATAGTTGCCACCGACAAGGCTTCGAAAATGGTTTCGTTGTTGGTAAACGGAAAAAAGGTGGAGGTGACTGTCAAAGACAAGATGGATATTTTACTTGAAAAACTGGGCATCTCAAATACCACTGCAAAAAAAGCCAACGACCTGAAAGCGCCTATGCCCGGGCTTATCCACGAAATAAAAGTGAGGGAGGGCCAGGAGGTTCATCAGGGCGACCCCATCTTGATTCTGGAAGCTATGAAAATGGAAAATGTGCTTAAATCGCCTGGTGACGGAATTATCAAGGCTATCTCTGTTGAAAAAGGGCAAAGCGTTGAAAAAAATCAGGTACTAATTACATTTTCCTAA